The following are from one region of the Salvia hispanica cultivar TCC Black 2014 chromosome 1, UniMelb_Shisp_WGS_1.0, whole genome shotgun sequence genome:
- the LOC125217217 gene encoding (-)-kolavenyl diphosphate synthase, chloroplastic-like has product MSIQATSLHRSTTPGVGLPLTPRISPSLSHSFSPKFGSFNNTSLRLKPEAGSNTYEGIRLAASTILEGQTLITPYEKEVESEKIRLIERIRSMLQDMDNDGQISVSPYDTAWVALVEDIGGSGGPQFPTSLDWISNHQYDDGSWGDRKFVLYDRILNTLACVVALTNWKMHPNKCQKGLRFIYENIEKLAEEDEELMPVGFEIALPSLIDLAKRLSIEIPENSASIKRIYELRDSKLRKIPMDLVHKRPTSLLFSLEGMEGLNWDKLMNFLAEEGSFLSSPSSTAYALQHTKDELCLEYILKAVKRFNGGVPNAYPVDMFEHLWSADRLRRLGISRYFQAEIEENMAYVYRYWTNKGITWARNMVIQDSDDSSMGFRLLRLYGYDIPIDVFKHFEKGGQFYSIPGQMTHAITGMYNLYRASELMFPEEHILADARKYTGNFLHQRRITNTVVDKWIITKDLHGEVAYALDVPFYASLPRLEARFFIEQYGGDEDVWIGKTLYRMFKVNSDAYLELAKLDYKHCQSVHQLEWSSMQRWYRDCNLGEFGLSEKSLLLAYYIAASTTFEPEKSSERLAWAITTILVETIASQKLTDELKREFVDEFVKGSICISIPRHKPGNRLVEVLINNVTLVAEGRGTYQQLSNAWKKWLKTWEEGGDPGEAEARLLLHTIHLSSGLDESSFSHPKYQQLLEATSKVCHQLLVFQNVKVYEAQGSTNQLVTGTTFQIEAGMQELVKLVFTKTLEDLSSATKQSFFSVARSFYYTAYCHADTIDSHINKVLFDKKF; this is encoded by the exons TATGAAAAGGAGGTTGAATCGGAGAAGATACGGCTGATTGAAAGGATTCGTTCGATGTTACAAGACATGGACAACGATGGGCAGATAAGTGTGTCACCATACGacacagcatgggtggcgcTCGTGGAAGATATTGGAGGCAGTGGGGGGCCACAGTTTCCGACGAGCCTAGACTGGATTTCTAACCACCAGTACGACGATGGATCGTGGGGGGATCGCAAATTTGTTCTCTATGACCGGATACTCAATACGTTAGCATGTGTTGTCGCACTCACCAATTGGAAAATGCATCCTAACAAATGCcaaaaag GGTTGAGGTTTATATATGAGAATATTGAGAAACTCGCGGAAGAAGACGAGGAGCTCATGCCCGTAGGATTCGAAATCGCACTGCCATCACTCATTGATTTAGCCAAAAGATTGAGTATAGAAATCCCAGAAAATTCTGCAAGCATAAAAAGAATTTATGAATTGAGAGATTCAAAACTTAGGAAAATACCAATGGATTTAGTGCACAAAAGGCCCACATCACTACTCTTCAGCTTGGAAGGCATGGAAGGCCTTAACTGGGACAAACTAATGAATTTTCTAGCCGAGGAGGGTTCGTTTCTTTCTTCGCCGTCGTCCACTGCCTACGCTCTCCAACACACCAAGGATGAGTTATGCCTAGAGTATATACTCAAGGCTGTCAAGAGATTCAATGGTGGAG TTCCAAACGCATACCCGGTCGACATGTTTGAGCATCTGTGGTCCGCGGATCGCTTGAGGAGATTAGGAATTTCGCGGTATTTTCAAgctgaaattgaagaaaacatGGCCTATGTTTACAG ATACTGGACAAACAAAGGAATTACCTGGGCAAGAAATATGGTTATCCAAGATAGTGATGACAGCTCAATGGGATTCAGGCTGTTAAGGTTGTACGGATACGATATTCCTATAG ATGTATTTAAACATTTCGAGAAAGGTGGACAATTCTACAGCATACCAGGACAGATGACACACGCTATTACAGGAATGTACAACTTGTATAGAGCTTCTGAACTTATGTTCCCTGAAGAACACATACTTGCTGATGCCAGAAAATACACAGGTAACTTTTTGCATCAAAGAAGAATTACTAACACAGTAGTAGACAAGTGGATCATTACCAAAGACCTTCACGGCGAG GTGGCATATGCATTGGATGTGCCATTCTACGCCAGTCTGCCACGACTGGAAGCACGATTCTTCATAGAACAATATGGGGGTGATGAAGATGTTTGGATTGGGAAAACATTGTACAg GATGTTTAAAGTAAACTCAGACGCATACCTTGAGCTGGCAAAATTAGATTACAAACATTGCCAGTCTGTGCATCAGTTAGAGTGGAGTAGCATGCAAAG ATGGTATAGAGATTGCAATCTAGGGGAGTTTGGGTTGAGCGAAAAAAGCCTTCTCCTAGCTTACTACATAGCAGCCTCAACTACATTTGAGCCGGAAAAATCAAGTGAGCGGCTGGCTTGGGCTATTACAACAATTTTAGTCGAAACAATCGCGTCCCAGAAACTCACAGATGAACTAAAGAGAGAGTTTGTTGATGAATTTGTAAAAGGAAG CATATGTATATCAATTCCCAGACATAAACCGGGAAACAGATTGGTAGAAGTTTTGATCAACAATGTAACACTGGTGGCAGAAGGCAGAGGCACATATCAGCAGTTGTCTAATGCG TGGAAAAAATGGCTAAAGACATGGGAAGAAGGAGGTGACCCGGGGGAAGCAGAAGCACGGCTTCTCCTGCACACGATACATTTGAGCTCCGGATTGGATGAATCATCATTTTCCCATCCAAAATATCAGCAGCTCTTGGAGGCAACCAGCAAAGTCTGCCACCAACTTCTCGTATTCCAGAATGTAAAG GTGTATGAAGCCCAAGGGTCTACAAACCAACTGGTAACTGGGACAACTTTCCAAATAGAAGCAGGCATGCAAGAACTAGTGAAATTAGTTTTCACAAAAACCTTGGAAGATTTGTCTTCTGCTACCAAGCAAAgcttttttagtgttgctagAAGTTTCTATTACACTGCCTATTGTCATGCAGACACTATAGACTCCCACATAAACAAAGTATTGTTTGACAAAAAATTCTAG